From the genome of Pseudocalidococcus azoricus BACA0444, one region includes:
- a CDS encoding cysteine synthase A, translating to MDIKRGFVETIGNTPLIRLNSVSEATGCEILGKAEFLNPGGSVKDRAALFIVEDAEAKGLLKPGGTVVEGTAGNTGIGLAHICNAKGYKCLIIIPDTQSQEKIDTLRTLGAEVRTVPAVPYKDPNNYVKLSGRVAAELDNAIWANQFDNLANRQAHYATTGPEIWQQTEGKIDAWVAATGTGGTYAGVALYLKEKNPAIQAVLADPYGSGLYSYAKTGSIKLEGNSITEGIGNSRVTANMENVPIDEAIRVTDQVAVDLVYQLLRQDGLFMGGSVGINVGAAVALAEKLGPGHTIVTVLCDSGSRYQSRLFNPDWLATKGLVMP from the coding sequence ATGGATATCAAACGCGGCTTTGTCGAAACCATCGGTAACACCCCTCTGATTCGTCTCAATAGTGTTAGCGAGGCCACCGGCTGCGAAATCTTGGGCAAGGCTGAGTTTCTCAATCCAGGGGGGTCGGTTAAGGATCGGGCCGCCTTGTTCATTGTTGAAGATGCGGAAGCCAAAGGGTTACTGAAACCGGGGGGAACGGTTGTCGAAGGGACGGCCGGAAATACGGGGATTGGCCTGGCCCATATTTGTAATGCTAAAGGCTATAAATGTTTGATCATCATTCCCGATACCCAATCTCAGGAAAAAATTGACACCCTCCGCACCCTCGGGGCTGAAGTTCGCACCGTCCCGGCCGTTCCCTATAAAGACCCCAATAATTACGTTAAGCTCTCAGGCCGAGTGGCTGCGGAATTAGACAATGCCATTTGGGCCAATCAGTTTGATAACTTAGCCAATCGCCAGGCCCACTATGCCACCACTGGCCCAGAAATTTGGCAGCAGACAGAGGGGAAAATTGATGCCTGGGTGGCGGCGACGGGAACCGGGGGAACCTATGCCGGGGTAGCTCTGTACTTGAAGGAAAAAAATCCAGCCATTCAAGCGGTTTTGGCCGATCCCTATGGCAGCGGTCTTTACAGCTACGCCAAAACCGGGTCAATCAAACTGGAGGGTAATTCCATCACCGAGGGGATTGGCAATAGTCGCGTCACAGCCAATATGGAAAATGTCCCCATTGATGAGGCAATTCGGGTCACGGATCAAGTAGCCGTGGATCTGGTCTATCAACTGTTACGCCAAGATGGCCTGTTTATGGGGGGGTCAGTGGGGATTAACGTTGGGGCCGCTGTGGCGTTGGCGGAAAAATTGGGTCCCGGTCATACCATTGTGACGGTTTTATGTGACAGTGGCTCCCGTTATCAATCTCGGTTATTTAATCCGGACTGGTTAGCCACTAAAGGGTTGGTCATGCCATAG